The following is a genomic window from Amycolatopsis sp. BJA-103.
GAGTTTCGCACGGTCGAAGGCGCGTCAACGCCTTCTATAAATGCCAACGTGGGGTGCCTGGTCAGGTGCTGTGAGTGATGCGTTCGAGGTCGCGAAAGGTGAGTCGCTATCGGTTAAAAGCAACAAGATGCCGGCGGTCGCCGACAATTTGCTACGCGCTCGTTGTCCGAAGATGCACGACCCACCCCGGCCGGGATGATTCCGTTGACATCAGAACTGTTGCCGCACGAGCCGGCCAAGAATGATCAGTACGTCGGCGAGGGAGAGCCGCGGCGGCGATGTCTGCTGTGTGCGGTCGTAGCGCGGGGCAACTTCACTGCTCGTCACTGCGACCCCGTGGCCACCAGCGTCGCGGTGATGGGTTCGAGCTCGGCGATCAGCTCGTCGAGCTCGGCGGAAGACAGGGCATCGTACGGCGGGGCGGCAAGCTCGTCGGTGAGGTCTTCGACGCGCTGCTTGGTCGCGCGGCCAGAGTCGGTGAACCGGCCGTCGGTGTCGACGAGCCCGCGCTCACGCAAGCCATCCATGACCGCGGCCAGCCGCTCCTTGGGCAGGTGATGGATGCGCCCGAACGACTCCGGCGGGTGAATGCCCATCTCCAGCGCGGAGAGCACGTGGGCCTCCGTGCCGCCGATGCGCGCGCCGACCAGAGCAGCGACGTGCCCGTCACAGCGGTGCTCACGCAGCATGGTCGCGGAATGCCACAGCCGGGCGACCGGATCGCCCGGCACCGGCAGTGCACGCATTCCGGCGTACACCACCCGACCCTCCATAGGCGCGCTCGTCGCGGCCTTGGTGGCCAGGTCGGCGGCACGCACCAGGCCAGGGGAGCCGGCCAACTCGTCACCAAGGATCCGCCGCAGCGAAGCCGCGCTCCCCCGCTCCCGCGCGGCGACCGACGCCTCGGGCGGGATCGTCTCCCACGCGCTCGGGACGTGCCGCGCGGCCTCCCCCTCGGCGAAGCTGTAAAAGGCCGCGTGCACAACCTGCGCCGGCACCCACCCCAGCGGTGCGGCACGGCTGGCGAAGTAGCCGTCCCAGTAGGTGCGGTGGCCGAGCGCGGCCAGCTCCTCGTTGCACTCGTCGGCGAGGTAGGTGACCAGGCAGATCGGCTCCAGGAGCTCGTACATGCGACGGGCGATTCTAGTCATGACAGGTATCATGCCCGCGGTTTACCGAAGTACATGAAGGCCCCCTTCCTTGCGTCTAGCGCAAGGTGAACTACTCCCCGGGAGTGGGACTGAGAATTCAGTTCTGGCTTCCGGGGAGCAGTTGCGTGCGTGGGGATAGTTCGTTGACCGTGGGCTGTCGGTGAGTTGCCTGATCGGTGGCGGCTTCGAGGGAGCGCGGCCTCGGTGAGCAAGCCAGCCAAGCGATCGTTTTCTTTCGAGTTCAAGCTCGGGGTGGTGCAGCGGTTCCTCGCTGGTGCGACCGAGCTCGACCTGGCTCGTGAGTTCGGTCTGTCCTCGCCCAAGCTGATCGAGGCGTGGGTGCGGACCTACCGCGACGAGGGCGAGGACGGGCTCCGTCCGAAACGCCGGGGCCGCCCGCCCAAGCCCGATGCTCAGGGGGCGAGCGGGGAAACCGAGCTCGAAATATTGCGCCGGGAGAACGAGCGGCTGCGGGCGGAAACGCCTATCTGGAAAATTGCGTGCCCTGAGGATGCAGGAACAGCGGCGAAAGTAGAACAGGCGCCGGGGAAATCGCATCGTGCACCGCGCGCTGCGCGAAGCCGGGTGGCGGATCGCGAAGAAGACCGTGCTCAAGCTGATGCGTGAACTAGGTCTGGCCTGCCCGATCCGCCGGAGGCGGCGCTATGTCTCCTGCCAGGGCGAGGTCGGCAAGGTCGCCGACAACATCCTGAGCAGGCAGTTCACCGCCACAGCTCCGAACCAGAAAATGGGTCACCGACATCACCGGGTTCCGCGTCAACGCCCGCAAACTCTACTCACGGCCGGCCGTGTTCTGGCCCCGCCAAGGCGGGCAAGCGATCCGATGTGGAATGACGGCCGTTGCCGCCGCCTGTCCCACCGGCAGGTCATTGAGCCGGATTCCTTGAGTGGATCTCGACCCGCCATTGTTAGCTTTGGTCAGGCAAGCGAGCGCGACCGCTTCCCGCGTGACCACATCGGCGAGTCGGCGCTCCCCCGCGTGCCACCCGATCCTGGAGACGCCTCGACGTACTCAGGATCGCCGCCGCCGATCGCGAACCTCACCGAACCCTGATCGGAGTCGTATGGCCGACGTGAAGCCGCGGACCAGGATCCACGTACTGAGCGTCTACATAGGACTGATCGCGATCCCGGTCATGGACGATCATCCTGCTGGGCAACGGAAACGACGACGGCGGCGGCACCGCCGACACGATGCTGGTGATCATGGCGCCGGTCTCGACCGCGATGGCCACCGCTGGCCGCCTGGTTCGCCCGCCGCGAAGACCAGAACGTGGTGAATTTCCGGAACGCACCTCCGAACGTGCCGCGGCGTGACCAGTCGGCAAGTGAGGAGACGCGTTTCCCCGATCCCGCTGGAAAGCTCAAATCCGTCGACAATCTAGGAGGTCAAGGTGTCGAGCACCGATGTTCCGACGCGGGAGGAACTGGTTCGCCGCGCGGCCGAACTGGCTCCCGTACTGAAGAAACACGCGAACTGGTCCGAGCAGAACCGACGGGTGCACGACGAGTCCATCGAGGCGCTCGCCGAGGCGGGCGTGTTCAAGCTGCGCCGCCCGAAGCGTTACGGCGGCTATGAGGCCGACGCCCGCACCCTGGTCGACGTCGCCACGGAGATCGGCCGCGCCGATGGCTCCACTTCGTGGGTGGCCTCGGTGTACTGGATCCCGACCTGGATGGCTTGCCAGTTCCCGGAAGCGGTGCAGGACGAGGTGTTCTCCACCCCCGACGTCCGCATCTGCGGCACGCTCAGCCCGTCCGCGATGGCCGCGCCGGTCGACGGTGGCGTCGTCGTGAACGGCAAGTGGGGCTTCATCAGCGGGGCGCTCCACGCGCAGTGGCAGGAGATCATCGCGATCCTCGTGCCACCCGAAGGGGAGCCGTACCCGATCATGGCGCTGGTGCCGATTTCGGATCTGCTCGTCGTGGACGACTGGGACACCGCGGGCCTGCGCGGCACCGGCAGTGTTTCGACGGTGGCGCAGGACGTCTTCATCCCGGCCGAGCGCGTGCTCCCGCTGCCCGCGGTGCTGGAGGGGCAGGGCGGCGCGGCAGGTTCGATCTACCGGTCGCCGCTGCTGCCGGTCGCCGCGGCTTCGTCGGTCGGCACGCTGGTGGGCATGGCGAAGTCGGCTCAGGACAGCTTCCTCAAGCGGCTCCCGGACCGGAAGATCACTTACACCGCCTACGAATCACAGCGCGAGGCCCCGATCACGCACCACCAGGTGGCCGAGTCGGCGATGAAGATCGACGAGGCGCAGTTCCACGCACACCGACTGTCCACTTTGGTCGACACGAAGATCACCGACGGCTCGCCGTGGAAGCTCGAGGAGCGCGCTATCGCGCGGGCCGACCTCGGCGCGGTGGTCCGTCTCGCCAAGGAGTCCATCGACATTCTGGCCACGGCCTCCGGCGGTTCCTCGATCTACCACGGCATCCCGATCCAGCGCATCGCCCGCGACGTCGCCGCGGTCAACCTCCACGCGCTGATGCACCCCAACACCAACGCCGAACTGTACGGACGCGTGCTCTGCGGGCTCGAGCCCAACACGCTCTACATCTAGGAGGATCCTCGATGACCACGACCGAAACCGGGACGGCCGCCGACCAGGCCGCGATCGCAGCACTGACCCAGAAGGTCATCGCCGCGTGGGCTTACCACGACGCCGACTCCTTCGCCGGCGTCTTCACCGAAGACGGCACGATGATCCTGCCCGGCGTCTACAAGAAGGGCCGCGACGAGATCCGGTCGTTCCTCGTGGAGTCCTTCGCGGGCAACTACAAGGGCACCCAGGTCACCGGCCGTCCGCTGGAGATCCGTTTCTTCACCCCGGACTCCGGTGTGCTGATCACTCAGGGCGGCGTCCTCGGCCCCGGCGAAACCGAGGTCGCGGACTCGCAGTCGATCCGTGCTTCGTGGACCGTCGTCAAGCGTGACGGCGCATGGCAGCTGGCGTCCTACCAGAACACCCCGGCCAAGCAGCAGCTGCCCAAGCCGGGCACGGCCGCCTGACCTTCCCGACCAGAACCCGGGCCGTCCCCCCACGGCCCGGGTTCTTTCCTTTCTCGAGTATCAGGCCACGTGGAAGTCGTCGAGGCGATGCGCTTCAGCGGACGATTCCGTCGCGGCCAACCAGTGTGGATAGGTGACGTACACCAGCTCGGTGTCCTCATCGGCCGCATAGACCACCTCGGTTCCGGCTCGCAAGTAGTCCACCTCGCCGGCCCGCGCTGTTACCGAGCCGGATGGTCCCTCGACGGTGAAGACGCCGGAAGTGATGACCAGCGCCTCGTCGTAGGTCATCTTCCAAGGGTTCTTCTCGCCCTTCCCATAGCGCCCGAACCCGACCGACATCGCCGCGCCGCTGTCCCGTGAGAGGACGTCGGCAAGGAAGATCTGCTGGTCAAGGCGCTGAAACCAGGTCGCGGCGGAAGCGGGCGTCGGGATCGGGACCGTCTACCGGCGGTTTCCGGACAAGGGCGCGTTGGCGCAGGCACTCCTCGACGAGAACGAGCCCGAGTTCCAGGAAGCGTTCATCGGCGGGCCGCCGCCATTGGGGCCCGGAGCGCCGCCGGAAGAACGTCTCGGGGCCTTCATGAACGCTTACGTCGAGAGGCTCGAGACACACGGACAGCTACTGATGGTCGCGGAGACGGAGACGCCGATGGCGCGGTTCGTGACCGGCGCGTACCGGCTGCACCACAGTCACCTGGTCGCGTTGATCGGCGAAATCGAGCCCGACGTCGACGCGCACTTCCGGGCGGACGCGCTGCTCGCGCCCTTGGCGGCGGCACAGTACGTCCACCAGCGGCGAACCGGCATGACGCCGGAACAGATCAAAGCGGGCCTAGGAGATCTCCACCGGGCCTAGTGTCCTGCGCCGGAAGTTCGGGCCCTAGGTCCGCGTGGGGCTGAAGGGGACTTTCCCCGCGTTTCACGCGGTGAAGGGCGCTTTACCCACATCACATGCGGGGAAAGTCCCCTTCAGCCATGCACGGACACGTGCAGCGCGACGATCAGCGCTCGCCCAGCTGCCATTCCGGCCGCACGTAGTGGCAGGTGTAGCCGTTCGGGATGCGCTCCAGGTAGTCCTGGTGTTCAGGCTCGGCTTCCCAGAAGTCGCCGGCCTGGGTCACCTCGGTGACGACCTTGCCCGGCCACTTGCCGGAGGCGTCGACGTCCGCGATCGTCGCCTCGGCGACCTGCTTCTGCGTGTCGTCGGTGTAGTAGATCGCCGATCGGTAGCTGGCGCCGAGGTCGTTGCCCTGACGGTCGCGCGTCGTCGGGTCGTGGATCTGGAAGAAGAACTCCAGGACCTGACGATACGAGAGCTGCGCCGGGTCGAAGACGATCTCGATGCCTTCGGCGTGCGAGCCGTGGTTGCGGTAGGTCGCGTTCGGCACGTCGCCGCCGG
Proteins encoded in this region:
- a CDS encoding acyl-CoA dehydrogenase family protein, whose product is MSSTDVPTREELVRRAAELAPVLKKHANWSEQNRRVHDESIEALAEAGVFKLRRPKRYGGYEADARTLVDVATEIGRADGSTSWVASVYWIPTWMACQFPEAVQDEVFSTPDVRICGTLSPSAMAAPVDGGVVVNGKWGFISGALHAQWQEIIAILVPPEGEPYPIMALVPISDLLVVDDWDTAGLRGTGSVSTVAQDVFIPAERVLPLPAVLEGQGGAAGSIYRSPLLPVAAASSVGTLVGMAKSAQDSFLKRLPDRKITYTAYESQREAPITHHQVAESAMKIDEAQFHAHRLSTLVDTKITDGSPWKLEERAIARADLGAVVRLAKESIDILATASGGSSIYHGIPIQRIARDVAAVNLHALMHPNTNAELYGRVLCGLEPNTLYI
- the msrA gene encoding peptide-methionine (S)-S-oxide reductase MsrA; translation: MTEKAVLAGGCFWGMQDLFRRHPGVVSTRVGYTGGDVPNATYRNHGSHAEGIEIVFDPAQLSYRQVLEFFFQIHDPTTRDRQGNDLGASYRSAIYYTDDTQKQVAEATIADVDASGKWPGKVVTEVTQAGDFWEAEPEHQDYLERIPNGYTCHYVRPEWQLGER
- a CDS encoding cupin, encoding MPTPASAATWFQRLDQQIFLADVLSRDSGAAMSVGFGRYGKGEKNPWKMTYDEALVITSGVFTVEGPSGSVTARAGEVDYLRAGTEVVYAADEDTELVYVTYPHWLAATESSAEAHRLDDFHVA
- a CDS encoding SgcJ/EcaC family oxidoreductase; the encoded protein is MTTTETGTAADQAAIAALTQKVIAAWAYHDADSFAGVFTEDGTMILPGVYKKGRDEIRSFLVESFAGNYKGTQVTGRPLEIRFFTPDSGVLITQGGVLGPGETEVADSQSIRASWTVVKRDGAWQLASYQNTPAKQQLPKPGTAA
- a CDS encoding IS3 family transposase, producing the protein MHRALREAGWRIAKKTVLKLMRELGLACPIRRRRRYVSCQGEVGKVADNILSRQFTATAPNQKMGHRHHRVPRQRPQTLLTAGRVLAPPRRASDPMWNDGRCRRLSHRQVIEPDSLSGSRPAIVSFGQASERDRFPRDHIGESALPRVPPDPGDASTYSGSPPPIANLTEP
- a CDS encoding helix-turn-helix domain-containing protein; protein product: MSKPAKRSFSFEFKLGVVQRFLAGATELDLAREFGLSSPKLIEAWVRTYRDEGEDGLRPKRRGRPPKPDAQGASGETELEILRRENERLRAETPIWKIACPEDAGTAAKVEQAPGKSHRAPRAARSRVADREEDRAQADA
- a CDS encoding SCO6745 family protein, with translation MTRIARRMYELLEPICLVTYLADECNEELAALGHRTYWDGYFASRAAPLGWVPAQVVHAAFYSFAEGEAARHVPSAWETIPPEASVAARERGSAASLRRILGDELAGSPGLVRAADLATKAATSAPMEGRVVYAGMRALPVPGDPVARLWHSATMLREHRCDGHVAALVGARIGGTEAHVLSALEMGIHPPESFGRIHHLPKERLAAVMDGLRERGLVDTDGRFTDSGRATKQRVEDLTDELAAPPYDALSSAELDELIAELEPITATLVATGSQ